The Rattus norvegicus strain BN/NHsdMcwi chromosome 9, GRCr8, whole genome shotgun sequence genome contains the following window.
GCTGCCCATGCCACCCCCAAATCTCCATTAAGAGCACATACGGTCACACTTGCATTCATATATGTAACAAACTAGCTCTTACCTGTGTTCTCATGAGTGGCAGCTATCTTGGGCTTGGCTCCATGACTATACATAAAAATCAACAGAAACGATCATGGGTAAAATTAGATCTAAGTGGGACCTATCGGGATGTGATGATACCTGGTAAGTAACTCTCAGTTTGCACACACTGTGGTGGTTAAACATCTACTTGATTGGATCTTGAATCAAGGTGAGTGACTGAGCACATGGGTGAGAGATTTTCTTGTCCTTGGAAGACTTGCCCTAACTGATGGTGCCATCTTCCAGTGGCAGGCCAGATTTAAAgaactggaagaaggaagctcttgGTTTTGCCTGTTGCCTTCCCTCTTGCTGGCAAGTTGATCTAGCCTGTTGATGCTACTCCTGCTGACACAGGATTCCTTTGCTAAGAGCAGAGCCTAGctattccagtttacttttttgCTATTGTCATTAAAACACTGATCAAAACCAAcatagggaggaaagggtttatcttagttagggttttactgctgtgaacagacaccatgaccaagacaactcttttcttttttttcttttttctttccttttttttttttttgccacaaggtgtgttttattttcatcaatcatacaaatatttttctataatatCCCAGGGCAAACTGGTGAAATTTGGCAGTCCCATTAGTGGGTGGGATCCGCACCAAGGGTCGAGGGCGTGGAGTGCCCCGGTTCACTGTGCAGCTTGTGTCTCGCATCCATCTTGCAGGTGGCTCTTCCTCCACATCATGAAAGGGTCTTGGAGATgaaggggtggggtagggaaatCTTTCTAGACTTTTAGGAGTTCACTCCTCTTTTCCTGTTCAATGGTCTCGTTGGTTGGCAGGGTGTTTTTCTCCTGCATCTTGATTTTCTTCAGCTTGGCCTTATTGAAGCTGGCGATTTCCCCCACGTCCGGCCTGTCTGCCATTTTCTTACAACTCTGTGGATTCTCGTTCCCAGCTTGTTGAAGCAA
Protein-coding sequences here:
- the LOC120094661 gene encoding thymosin beta-10-like gives rise to the protein MWSSIAVALVGLLLQQAGNENPQSCKKMADRPDVGEIASFNKAKLKKIKMQEKNTLPTNETIEQEKRSELLKV